A window of the Xiashengella succiniciproducens genome harbors these coding sequences:
- a CDS encoding phosphoglycerate kinase, which translates to MSKIDAYNFAGKKAIVRVDFNVPLNAEFQVTDDTRIRAAVPTISKILQDGGSAIIMSHLGRPKGKFNSDFSLKHIQAHMAKVIGTEVIFATDCVGPDAKAKAAALKPGQVLLLENLRFHLEEEGKPKLADDASEDEKKAAKAEMKEKQKEFSKTLASLADVYVNDAFGTAHRAHASTAIIADYFDADNKMFGYLIESEVESLDKVIKNPKRPFTAIMGGAKVSSKITIIENLLDKVDNLILGGGMTFTFYKAHGGKIGSSLCEDEYIQLALDLEKKAAEKGVKIYMANDIIAADKFAADANTQICESSNIPDGWLGLDAGPESIKEMKEIIENSATILWNGPVGVFEMDKFAEGSKAVGEAIVAATKKGAFSLVGGGDSVACVNKFGFADGVSYISTAGGALLEYLEGKELPGIKAIRG; encoded by the coding sequence ATGTCAAAGATTGATGCATACAATTTTGCCGGCAAAAAAGCTATTGTACGCGTGGACTTTAATGTTCCGCTAAATGCCGAGTTTCAGGTCACCGACGATACCCGCATTCGCGCTGCAGTTCCTACAATCAGCAAGATACTGCAAGATGGAGGTTCTGCCATCATCATGTCACACCTTGGCCGTCCAAAGGGTAAGTTCAACAGCGACTTTTCTCTTAAGCATATTCAGGCTCACATGGCAAAGGTAATAGGTACAGAAGTAATTTTTGCTACTGACTGCGTTGGCCCTGATGCAAAAGCAAAGGCAGCTGCCCTGAAGCCAGGTCAGGTTCTGCTGCTCGAAAACCTCCGCTTCCACCTCGAAGAAGAAGGTAAGCCAAAACTTGCTGACGATGCAAGCGAAGACGAAAAGAAGGCTGCAAAGGCTGAAATGAAGGAAAAGCAAAAAGAATTTTCAAAGACCCTTGCTTCTCTGGCTGATGTATATGTAAATGATGCTTTCGGTACTGCTCACCGTGCCCACGCCTCTACTGCAATCATTGCAGATTATTTCGATGCTGACAATAAGATGTTCGGTTACCTGATCGAAAGCGAAGTTGAAAGCCTCGACAAAGTTATTAAGAATCCTAAGCGTCCATTTACTGCTATCATGGGTGGAGCAAAGGTTTCTTCAAAAATCACAATTATCGAAAACCTGCTTGACAAGGTTGATAACCTTATCCTTGGTGGTGGTATGACCTTCACATTTTACAAGGCTCATGGCGGTAAAATCGGTTCTTCTCTTTGCGAAGACGAGTACATCCAACTAGCTCTTGACCTTGAAAAGAAGGCTGCTGAGAAGGGTGTTAAGATCTACATGGCTAATGACATAATTGCTGCTGATAAGTTTGCTGCAGACGCCAACACTCAAATCTGCGAATCCAGCAATATCCCTGATGGATGGCTGGGTCTAGATGCAGGTCCTGAATCTATCAAGGAAATGAAGGAGATTATTGAAAACTCTGCTACTATCCTTTGGAATGGTCCCGTAGGTGTATTCGAAATGGACAAGTTTGCTGAAGGTTCAAAGGCAGTTGGTGAGGCTATCGTAGCTGCTACCAAGAAGGGTGCCTTCTCTCTCGTTGGAGGTGGTGACTCTGTAGCCTGTGTTAACAAATTCGGCTTTGCTGACGGAGTTAGCTATATCTCTACTGCTGGTGGCGCTCTTCTGGAATACCTTGAAGGCAAAGAACTTCCAGGTATCAAAGCTATCCGCGGATAA
- a CDS encoding DUF4296 domain-containing protein, translating to MLKVRLYLSILIVALSVTACNRYKVPKGYPRPKEMAEILADIHMADATLIYMPGYRISGNSDISGSYKYVLEKHGLTTAEFDTIRRWYVSNPQLYDKVYEMVIERLSQAEADVKILMERERLALEQALNEAEKLKNGNLWQGSSSIKISNLDTLATGHLFRIDVDTLNLAGAIRFSAGYKFLHDDESRNTRIMLSAFYNDSVADTVYKSIDISFQRRVAELMLKLKNDTFPKYIEGNLLLQDSLNKASVEIDEISIKVVRDSLKLQNKGTRADELQMVTEEVQIQ from the coding sequence ATGTTGAAGGTCAGATTGTATTTATCAATACTAATAGTTGCTTTATCAGTTACAGCCTGTAACAGATACAAAGTGCCCAAAGGATATCCACGGCCTAAGGAAATGGCAGAGATTCTGGCAGATATACATATGGCGGATGCTACTCTGATTTATATGCCGGGGTACAGAATTTCTGGAAACTCAGATATTAGCGGGTCATATAAGTATGTACTTGAAAAGCATGGACTAACGACGGCTGAGTTTGATACCATCCGTCGATGGTATGTTTCTAACCCTCAGCTATATGATAAAGTCTATGAGATGGTGATTGAGAGACTCAGTCAGGCAGAGGCAGATGTGAAGATTCTTATGGAGAGGGAAAGGTTGGCTCTGGAGCAGGCATTGAATGAGGCAGAGAAATTGAAGAATGGAAACCTTTGGCAGGGTTCATCAAGTATTAAGATTAGTAACCTTGATACTTTAGCTACGGGTCATCTTTTCAGGATTGATGTTGATACGCTTAATCTGGCAGGTGCAATACGCTTTAGTGCAGGATACAAGTTTCTTCATGACGATGAGAGCCGTAATACTAGGATAATGCTTTCTGCCTTTTACAATGACAGTGTCGCTGATACTGTATACAAGAGTATTGATATCTCATTTCAAAGACGAGTTGCTGAGCTTATGCTTAAGCTTAAGAATGATACTTTTCCAAAGTACATTGAAGGGAATCTTTTGTTACAGGATTCTTTAAACAAGGCCTCTGTTGAGATTGATGAAATCAGCATAAAAGTTGTCCGTGACAGTCTGAAACTACAGAATAAGGGCACTCGTGCAGACGAGTTGCAAATGGTAACAGAAGAAGTACAAATACAATAA